One Coriobacteriia bacterium DNA segment encodes these proteins:
- the feoB gene encoding ferrous iron transport protein B encodes MIDPAGRDTSRTLDELPIGASAVITSVDCESNQLRQHIFDMGLTPGVRVTAHKEAPLGDPIQLCLRGYELTIRKADAAQISIGDIDENPADREEPIAKENTSDPVMASETLHPSFGEEDIDGALKDGANERYRPRPTGHVIAAGRPVNFALVGNQNAGKTTLFNALTGSNQHVGNFPGVTVDRKDGEIRNHSKVTVTDLPGIYSLSPYTSEEIVSRQFVLDEKPNAIIDIVDGTNIERNLYLTLQLMELDVPLVIALNMMDEVTASGGSIDVNVLEAELGVPVVPISAANDQGIDELVEHALVVARKQLRPGRVDFCEPDGPDNGAVHRCIHGVMHLIEDHAARADLPLRFAATKLIEGDSLVTEALDLDANELDAVEHIVAQMEQEAGIDRVAAISDMRFTFIEKACAKCVWRPRESREHERSLKADRILTGKYTAIPMFILIMAVVFWLTFNVVGQPLSDLLGEGIEWLTQAVRDGLESLEINPLVVSLVCDGVFPGVGTVLSFLPIIVVLFLLLSALEDTGYMARVAFFMDKLLRKLGLSGRSFVPLIMGFGCSVPAIMATRTLPSEHDRRMTIMLVPFMSCSAKLPVYALLCGFFFAQYAALAMLSLYLLGIVVGIIAAFVLSRTVFRGEPVPFVMELPNYRLPSLGTVCRLAWDKAKEFAKKAFTVVFIATLIIWFLQTFDARFNVVADQSQSMLAGIGAIFAPIFEPLGFGDWRAATAVLTGFMAKENVISTITQLVGGNLALLTTLFTPLAAYTFLVFVLLYTPCVMAIITVRNELGGKYAAVIVVMQCAVAWIVAFIVHGIGLLLGLG; translated from the coding sequence ATGATTGACCCGGCCGGGCGCGATACGTCGCGCACGCTCGACGAGCTGCCCATAGGCGCATCGGCCGTCATCACGAGTGTCGATTGCGAGTCAAACCAGCTGCGCCAGCATATCTTCGACATGGGGCTCACGCCTGGCGTGCGTGTCACGGCGCACAAGGAAGCTCCGCTCGGCGATCCCATCCAGCTTTGCCTGCGTGGCTACGAGCTCACGATTCGCAAAGCCGATGCCGCGCAAATCTCCATTGGGGATATTGACGAGAATCCTGCCGACCGCGAGGAGCCCATCGCCAAGGAAAACACCTCCGACCCTGTCATGGCATCGGAGACACTACATCCCTCCTTTGGCGAGGAGGATATCGATGGCGCTCTCAAGGATGGCGCAAACGAGCGTTACCGTCCGCGCCCCACCGGGCATGTGATCGCGGCGGGAAGACCCGTCAACTTCGCTCTCGTCGGCAATCAGAATGCGGGCAAGACGACGCTCTTCAACGCGCTGACCGGATCGAATCAGCATGTCGGTAACTTTCCGGGCGTGACGGTCGATCGCAAGGACGGCGAGATACGCAATCATTCCAAGGTCACGGTGACGGACTTGCCGGGCATCTACTCGCTCTCGCCCTATACGAGCGAGGAAATCGTCTCGCGCCAGTTCGTGCTCGACGAGAAGCCCAACGCCATCATCGACATCGTCGATGGTACGAACATCGAGCGCAATCTCTACCTTACCCTGCAGCTCATGGAACTTGACGTGCCGCTCGTCATCGCGCTCAACATGATGGACGAGGTTACCGCGAGTGGGGGCAGCATCGACGTCAACGTACTCGAGGCCGAGCTTGGCGTCCCTGTCGTGCCCATCTCGGCGGCAAACGATCAAGGCATCGACGAGCTTGTCGAGCATGCGCTCGTCGTCGCTCGCAAGCAGCTGCGTCCCGGCCGCGTCGACTTCTGCGAACCCGACGGACCCGATAACGGGGCGGTGCATCGCTGCATACACGGCGTCATGCATCTCATCGAAGATCATGCGGCGCGTGCCGACCTGCCCCTGCGCTTTGCCGCAACCAAGCTCATCGAGGGCGATTCGCTCGTCACAGAGGCGCTTGACCTCGATGCCAACGAGCTGGATGCCGTCGAGCATATCGTTGCGCAGATGGAGCAAGAGGCCGGCATTGACCGCGTGGCGGCTATCAGCGACATGCGCTTTACCTTTATCGAGAAAGCCTGCGCGAAGTGCGTCTGGCGTCCGCGTGAATCGCGCGAACACGAGCGTTCCCTCAAGGCCGACCGCATCCTGACGGGCAAGTACACGGCCATCCCGATGTTCATTCTCATCATGGCCGTCGTCTTCTGGCTGACCTTCAACGTGGTTGGGCAGCCGCTTTCGGATCTATTGGGCGAGGGCATCGAGTGGCTCACGCAGGCCGTGCGCGACGGGCTCGAATCGCTCGAGATCAACCCGCTCGTCGTCTCGCTCGTCTGCGATGGCGTGTTTCCCGGCGTGGGTACGGTTCTTTCGTTCCTGCCCATCATCGTCGTGCTGTTCCTCTTGCTCTCCGCTCTCGAGGATACGGGCTACATGGCGCGTGTCGCATTTTTCATGGACAAGCTCCTGCGCAAGCTCGGCTTGTCGGGACGTAGTTTCGTGCCGCTCATCATGGGATTTGGATGCAGCGTTCCCGCGATCATGGCAACACGTACGCTTCCCTCCGAGCATGACCGTCGCATGACCATCATGCTCGTGCCCTTCATGAGCTGTTCGGCGAAATTGCCGGTCTACGCATTGCTTTGCGGTTTCTTCTTCGCCCAGTACGCCGCGCTCGCGATGCTGTCGTTGTACCTGCTCGGCATCGTTGTCGGCATCATCGCGGCGTTCGTCTTGAGCCGCACGGTGTTTCGTGGCGAGCCCGTTCCCTTCGTGATGGAGCTTCCCAACTATCGGCTGCCGAGTCTGGGCACCGTGTGTCGACTTGCCTGGGACAAGGCGAAGGAGTTTGCGAAAAAGGCGTTCACGGTCGTGTTCATCGCGACGCTCATCATCTGGTTCCTGCAGACCTTCGACGCGCGCTTCAACGTGGTCGCCGACCAGTCGCAGAGCATGCTCGCGGGTATCGGCGCGATATTCGCTCCCATCTTCGAGCCACTCGGTTTCGGGGACTGGCGTGCGGCGACGGCCGTGCTCACGGGCTTCATGGCCAAGGAGAATGTCATCTCGACCATCACGCAGCTTGTCGGTGGCAATCTGGCGCTTCTCACGACGCTGTTTACCCCGCTAGCTGCCTACACGTTTCTCGTGTTCGTGTTGCTGTACACACCGTGCGTGATGGCGATTATCACGGTGAGAAACGAGCTTGGTGGCAAGTATGCGGCGGTTATCGTCGTGATGCAGTGTGCCGTTGCCTGGATCGTCGCTTTCATCGTGCACGGCATCGGATTGTTGCTGGGACTGGGCTAG
- a CDS encoding M48 family peptidase has product MDEKITELAGYHVRIRRRARMRNIRLRVEGDGTLVVSAPLSATMDEMRDAVERHAAWIERQRARLAESPMAQAAYASDEDKRTWRVLVEAAVPVLLEVWEPIIGVRVKKLAFRNMKSRWGSCQPATGRVCINTRLALYPPRCLEYVVVHELVHMLEPSHNARFHELMDGFLPDWRERRRLLR; this is encoded by the coding sequence ATGGACGAGAAGATTACGGAGCTGGCGGGATACCATGTGCGCATCAGGCGCCGCGCGCGCATGCGCAACATCCGGCTGCGCGTTGAGGGCGACGGTACGCTCGTCGTTTCCGCACCGCTATCGGCGACAATGGATGAGATGCGTGATGCCGTGGAACGCCATGCCGCCTGGATCGAGCGCCAGCGTGCCCGGCTCGCCGAGTCCCCCATGGCCCAAGCCGCCTATGCGAGCGATGAGGACAAGCGTACCTGGCGCGTGCTCGTCGAGGCGGCGGTTCCCGTGCTGCTCGAGGTCTGGGAGCCCATCATTGGCGTGCGCGTAAAGAAGCTCGCCTTCCGAAACATGAAGAGCCGCTGGGGTTCATGCCAACCGGCGACGGGACGCGTGTGCATCAATACGCGTCTGGCGTTGTATCCGCCGCGTTGTCTGGAATACGTGGTGGTCCACGAACTCGTGCACATGCTCGAGCCGAGCCACAACGCCCGTTTCCACGAGCTCATGGACGGCTTTCTGCCCGACTGGCGTGAGCGCCGCAGGCTGCTACGCTAA
- a CDS encoding patatin family protein — translation MQQELTSNVFDTALIFEGGGMRASYTSALANVLLENGIFFDNVYGLSAGASNTVNYASRDIDRTKRSFVDFVEDPDFGGINTLLQHKGFFHAEHIYEEAGLPNGFLPFDFATFTANPAKVTIESFDRDTGQSVYWTKDDMQTIEDLMVRVRASSTLPLVMPSPKIGDSHYYDGGLGEGAGFLLPRAQRDGFTRFLIVRTRPREYRKAPPLGLGDKITNAMLWGRPYVVNALENRWWKYNRMCDEIERLETAGNAYVFYAEGMAVSSGETDLGKLQASYDAGYAQAMRELPAIKEFLGV, via the coding sequence ATGCAACAGGAACTCACAAGCAACGTGTTCGATACCGCCCTCATCTTCGAAGGTGGCGGCATGCGCGCGAGCTACACGAGCGCACTGGCAAACGTGCTACTCGAAAACGGCATCTTCTTCGACAACGTCTACGGGCTATCCGCCGGGGCGAGCAATACGGTCAACTATGCCTCGCGTGATATCGACCGTACGAAGCGCTCTTTCGTCGACTTCGTAGAGGACCCCGATTTTGGCGGCATCAACACCTTGCTGCAACACAAGGGCTTTTTCCACGCCGAGCACATCTACGAAGAAGCGGGACTGCCCAATGGCTTTCTCCCCTTCGACTTCGCCACCTTCACGGCCAATCCCGCGAAGGTCACCATCGAGTCATTCGACCGCGACACGGGCCAGAGCGTGTACTGGACCAAGGATGATATGCAGACCATCGAGGACTTGATGGTGCGCGTACGCGCCTCATCGACGCTTCCGCTCGTCATGCCCTCCCCCAAGATCGGTGACAGCCACTACTACGACGGTGGCCTGGGCGAAGGAGCGGGCTTTTTGCTTCCCCGCGCACAGCGAGATGGCTTCACGCGCTTCCTTATCGTGCGCACGCGTCCGCGTGAATACCGCAAGGCCCCGCCCCTGGGCCTGGGCGATAAAATCACCAACGCCATGCTTTGGGGCCGTCCCTACGTGGTAAACGCACTCGAAAACCGCTGGTGGAAGTACAATCGCATGTGCGATGAAATCGAACGGCTCGAGACCGCCGGCAATGCTTATGTCTTCTACGCCGAGGGCATGGCCGTCAGCAGCGGCGAGACCGACCTGGGCAAGCTCCAGGCGAGTTATGACGCCGGCTATGCGCAGGCAATGCGCGAGCTGCCTGCAATCAAGGAGTTCCTGGGAGTGTAG
- the nrdG gene encoding anaerobic ribonucleoside-triphosphate reductase activating protein: MNYAEIKYCDIANGSGTRTTLFVSGCTHHCAECFQPQTWSFDFGEPFTREVEDELIESMKPSYIRGLTLLGGEPMEPDNQRGLVVFLERVKAELPNKTIWCFTGDLLEDLLDEMNLRRTEVTDRMLACIDVLVDGPYVKELHDISLRFRGSSNQRIIDMPATLAAGEVVMWSDDPVYATHTM; this comes from the coding sequence ATGAACTACGCCGAGATCAAATACTGTGACATCGCCAATGGGTCGGGCACGCGCACGACGCTGTTCGTGAGCGGCTGCACGCATCATTGCGCGGAGTGCTTTCAGCCCCAGACCTGGAGCTTCGATTTTGGCGAGCCGTTCACGCGTGAGGTGGAAGACGAGCTCATCGAGAGCATGAAACCCTCGTACATACGCGGGCTCACGCTTTTGGGCGGTGAGCCCATGGAGCCGGACAATCAGCGTGGTCTCGTGGTCTTTCTCGAGCGCGTGAAGGCCGAGCTTCCGAACAAGACCATCTGGTGCTTTACGGGCGATTTGCTTGAGGACCTGCTCGACGAGATGAACCTGCGGCGTACCGAGGTCACCGATCGCATGCTTGCCTGCATCGATGTGCTTGTCGATGGCCCCTACGTCAAGGAGCTTCACGATATCTCGCTGCGTTTTCGCGGCTCGTCCAATCAGCGTATCATTGACATGCCCGCGACGCTCGCTGCCGGCGAGGTCGTCATGTGGTCAGACGATCCCGTCTACGCCACGCATACGATGTAG
- a CDS encoding anaerobic ribonucleoside-triphosphate reductase yields MKIIKRNGSEAVFDLSKIANAIEAANGEVPEDERLTARQIEYAALNVEDACKAAGHTVSVEEIQDMVEDEIMALDKFEVARKYIIYRYLQNLKRQSNTTDDKILTLIECNNEEVKQENSNKNPAVNSVQRDYMAGEVSKDLTMRMLLPREVVEAHNNGIIHFHDSDYFAQHMHNCDLVNLEDMLQNGTVISGTLIERPHMFSTACNIATQIIAQVASCQYGGQSISLTHLAPFVDVSRKKIRRETYAEFEMLGIEADKEQIEQVVERRLREEIKRGVQTIQYQVVTLMTTNGQAPFITVFMYLNEARDEAEKHDLAMIIEETLRQRYQGVKNEEGVWITPAFPKLIYVLEDDNVDEGSPYFYLTQLAAKCTAKRMVPDYISEKKMKEYKLSAGQVEGEGDCYTCMGCRSFLTPDRSGNGYGNVANAGNYDPTKPKFYGRFNQGVVTINLVDVALSSGGDEEKFWNIFEERLELCHRALRCRHDRLKGTLSDAAPILWQYGALARLKKGETIDKLLYGGYSTISLGYAGLYECVKYMTGHSHTDDEATPFALAVMQRMNDKCFEWKAAEDIDYSLYGTPLESTTYKFAKALQKRFGIIKGITDKGYITNSYHVHVSEEIDAYTKLKFESEFQRLSPGGAISYVEVPNMQDNLEAVIDVMRYIYDNIMYAELNTKSDFCQICGYDGEIQIVEEDGKLEWECPNCGNRDQATMNVARRTCGYIGTQYWNQGRTEEIRDRVMHL; encoded by the coding sequence ATGAAAATCATCAAACGAAACGGCTCGGAGGCAGTCTTCGATCTTTCGAAGATCGCCAACGCAATCGAAGCAGCAAACGGGGAAGTTCCCGAAGACGAGCGTCTGACGGCGCGCCAAATCGAGTATGCGGCCCTCAACGTCGAGGATGCCTGCAAGGCCGCAGGCCACACGGTCTCGGTCGAGGAAATCCAGGATATGGTCGAGGATGAGATCATGGCGCTCGACAAGTTCGAGGTCGCGCGCAAGTACATCATCTACCGCTATCTCCAGAACCTCAAGCGTCAGAGCAACACCACCGATGACAAGATCCTCACGCTTATCGAGTGCAACAACGAGGAAGTCAAGCAGGAGAACTCCAACAAGAACCCTGCTGTCAACTCCGTGCAGCGCGATTACATGGCGGGCGAGGTTTCCAAGGACCTCACCATGCGCATGCTCCTGCCCCGCGAGGTTGTCGAAGCCCACAACAACGGCATCATTCACTTCCATGATTCCGACTACTTCGCGCAGCACATGCACAACTGCGACCTCGTCAACCTCGAGGACATGCTCCAGAACGGCACGGTCATCTCGGGTACCCTCATCGAGCGTCCGCACATGTTCTCCACCGCGTGCAACATCGCCACGCAGATCATCGCCCAGGTGGCGAGCTGCCAATACGGCGGCCAGTCCATCTCGCTCACGCATCTCGCGCCTTTCGTCGACGTCTCCCGCAAGAAGATTCGCCGCGAGACTTATGCGGAGTTCGAGATGCTCGGCATCGAGGCCGACAAGGAGCAGATCGAGCAGGTCGTCGAGCGTCGCCTGCGCGAGGAGATCAAGCGCGGCGTCCAGACCATTCAGTACCAGGTCGTCACGCTCATGACCACCAATGGCCAGGCTCCCTTCATCACCGTCTTCATGTACCTTAACGAGGCACGCGACGAGGCCGAGAAGCACGACCTCGCCATGATCATCGAGGAGACGCTGCGTCAGCGCTATCAAGGCGTCAAGAACGAGGAGGGCGTCTGGATCACCCCGGCGTTCCCCAAGCTCATCTACGTGCTCGAGGATGACAACGTTGACGAGGGCTCCCCGTATTTCTACCTCACGCAGCTTGCCGCCAAATGCACGGCCAAGCGCATGGTCCCCGATTACATCTCCGAGAAGAAGATGAAGGAGTACAAGCTTTCCGCCGGTCAGGTAGAAGGCGAGGGCGATTGCTATACCTGCATGGGTTGCCGCAGCTTCCTCACGCCGGATCGCTCTGGCAATGGGTATGGCAACGTGGCCAACGCCGGTAACTACGATCCCACCAAGCCCAAGTTCTACGGCCGCTTCAACCAGGGCGTCGTGACCATCAACCTGGTCGACGTGGCGCTGTCCAGCGGCGGTGACGAGGAGAAGTTCTGGAACATCTTCGAGGAGCGCCTCGAGCTGTGCCATCGTGCCCTGCGCTGCCGCCACGACCGCCTCAAGGGCACGCTTTCGGATGCCGCGCCCATCCTGTGGCAGTACGGCGCGCTCGCCCGCCTCAAGAAGGGCGAGACCATCGACAAGCTGCTCTACGGCGGTTACTCCACTATCTCGCTCGGCTATGCCGGTCTCTACGAGTGCGTCAAGTACATGACGGGTCACAGCCATACCGACGATGAGGCCACGCCGTTTGCGCTTGCGGTCATGCAGCGCATGAACGACAAGTGCTTCGAGTGGAAGGCTGCCGAGGATATCGACTACTCGCTGTACGGCACGCCGCTCGAGTCCACCACCTACAAGTTTGCCAAGGCCCTGCAGAAGCGCTTCGGCATCATCAAGGGCATCACGGACAAGGGCTACATCACCAATAGCTATCACGTGCACGTCTCCGAGGAAATCGACGCCTACACCAAGCTCAAGTTCGAGAGCGAGTTCCAGCGTCTCTCCCCGGGTGGCGCCATCAGCTACGTCGAGGTACCCAACATGCAGGACAATCTCGAGGCCGTCATCGATGTCATGCGCTACATCTACGACAACATCATGTACGCGGAGCTCAACACCAAGAGCGACTTCTGCCAGATTTGCGGCTACGACGGAGAGATCCAGATCGTCGAGGAGGACGGCAAGCTCGAGTGGGAGTGCCCCAACTGCGGCAACCGCGATCAGGCCACGATGAACGTCGCGCGTCGCACCTGCGGCTACATCGGCACGCAATACTGGAACCAGGGGAGAACCGAGGAAATCCGCGACAGGGTCATGCATCTTTAA
- a CDS encoding NADP-specific glutamate dehydrogenase, producing the protein MSYVQRIIEQVKAKDADQPEFIQAVTEVLESLEPVIEAHPEYEEAGLLERIVEPERIITFRVPWVDDDGKVQVNRAFRVQFNSAIGPYKGGLRLHPSVNLSILKFLGFEQVFKNSLTTLPMGGGKGGCDFDPKGRSDGEVMRFCQSFMTELQRHIGADTDVPAGDIGTGAREIGFMFGQYKRIRNEWTGVLTGKGLSYGGSLARTEATGYGAVYFTEEYLNCNNDSYKGKTVCLSGSGNVAIYACEKATQLGATVVTMSDSTGWVYDPSGIDLELVKQIKEVERGRLSEYAKRCDHATVEYHEGAGVWVTPCDIAMPCATQNEVHIEDAKNLVANGCKILTEGANMPTTLEATQYLQQNGVAFFPGKAANAGGVATSGLEMSQNSERLSWTFEEVDAKLKGIMQGIFHAADDAAREYGHEGNYVMGANIAGFLKVADAMMAQGIV; encoded by the coding sequence GTGAGTTACGTACAGCGCATTATCGAACAGGTCAAGGCAAAGGACGCCGACCAGCCTGAGTTCATCCAGGCCGTGACCGAGGTTCTCGAATCTCTCGAGCCCGTCATCGAAGCCCATCCCGAGTACGAGGAGGCCGGTCTGCTCGAGCGCATCGTCGAGCCCGAGCGCATCATCACCTTCCGCGTGCCGTGGGTGGATGACGACGGCAAGGTTCAGGTCAATCGTGCGTTCCGCGTGCAGTTCAACAGCGCCATCGGCCCCTACAAGGGTGGCCTGCGCCTGCATCCGAGCGTGAACCTCTCCATCCTCAAGTTCCTCGGCTTCGAGCAGGTCTTCAAGAACAGCCTCACCACGCTGCCGATGGGCGGCGGCAAGGGTGGCTGCGATTTCGATCCCAAGGGTCGCAGCGATGGTGAGGTCATGCGCTTCTGCCAGTCCTTCATGACCGAGCTGCAGCGTCACATCGGTGCCGATACCGATGTCCCGGCTGGTGACATTGGCACGGGCGCGCGCGAGATTGGCTTCATGTTCGGCCAGTACAAGCGCATCCGCAACGAGTGGACTGGCGTGCTCACGGGCAAGGGCCTCTCCTACGGTGGTTCGCTGGCTCGCACCGAGGCAACCGGCTACGGTGCCGTGTACTTCACCGAGGAGTACCTCAACTGCAACAACGATTCCTACAAGGGCAAGACGGTGTGCCTGTCCGGTTCGGGCAACGTCGCCATCTATGCCTGCGAGAAGGCCACGCAGCTCGGCGCGACCGTCGTCACCATGTCCGATTCCACGGGCTGGGTCTACGACCCGTCCGGCATCGACCTTGAACTTGTCAAGCAGATCAAGGAAGTCGAGCGCGGTCGCCTGAGCGAGTACGCGAAGCGCTGCGACCATGCGACCGTCGAATACCACGAGGGCGCCGGCGTGTGGGTCACCCCCTGCGACATCGCCATGCCGTGTGCGACGCAGAACGAGGTGCATATCGAGGATGCCAAGAACCTTGTCGCCAACGGTTGCAAGATTCTCACCGAGGGCGCGAACATGCCGACTACGCTCGAGGCGACTCAGTACCTGCAGCAAAACGGCGTCGCGTTCTTCCCGGGCAAGGCCGCCAATGCCGGTGGCGTTGCCACGAGCGGCCTGGAAATGAGCCAGAACTCCGAGCGTCTCTCCTGGACCTTCGAAGAGGTCGATGCGAAGCTCAAGGGCATCATGCAGGGCATCTTCCATGCCGCTGACGATGCCGCACGCGAGTACGGCCACGAGGGCAACTACGTCATGGGTGCGAACATTGCGGGCTTCCTCAAGGTTGCCGACGCGATGATGGCCCAGGGTATCGTCTAG
- a CDS encoding dicarboxylate/amino acid:cation symporter has translation MTDKKARRFNLTTWILISLVAGIIVGLACSYLIPAGSPADDIFIEGICYVCGQWFVRLMQMLVVPLVFCSIVCGAASMSDPKMLGKVGIGTIAIYLLTTALAVVIAIMLAEVCKPGMGLDMAAVVTVEPTVTTTEQTFADMLINIIPKNVVTAMNNGDMLPIIFFALMLGFILGRLGKKVATVNRFFTQFNAIMMKMIGVILRVAPIGIFCLITRTFCNLGISGVLPMVKFIGTVYLGLAVQLLVVYMLILFIGTRLNPFHFLHKFWPVMAFAFSTSSSNATIPLNMETLEKKMGVDNRVASFTIPLGATINMDGTAIMQGAAVVFIAQAFGIDLTFAALVTVVLTAVTASIGTAGVPGVGTIMLAMVFDSIGLPAEGVAMIMGIDRLLDMGRTAINITGDAVVTTVMANFVRLLDKDVYRNKDYGAISESELDAPTDPVDYDEFTEHGDPTEVGEQGEPDRFKDMDYPRVGKGADDE, from the coding sequence ATGACCGATAAGAAAGCCCGTCGCTTCAACCTGACCACGTGGATACTCATATCGCTTGTCGCGGGCATCATCGTGGGCCTCGCGTGCAGCTATCTCATTCCGGCTGGCTCACCCGCCGATGACATCTTCATCGAGGGCATCTGCTATGTCTGCGGCCAATGGTTCGTGCGCCTCATGCAGATGCTCGTCGTGCCACTTGTCTTCTGCTCGATCGTCTGCGGCGCGGCGTCCATGAGCGACCCCAAGATGCTCGGAAAGGTCGGCATCGGCACCATCGCAATCTACCTGCTCACCACGGCGCTTGCCGTCGTCATCGCCATCATGCTCGCCGAAGTCTGCAAACCGGGCATGGGGCTTGACATGGCAGCCGTCGTCACCGTCGAGCCAACCGTGACGACGACCGAGCAAACCTTCGCCGACATGCTCATCAACATCATTCCCAAGAACGTCGTGACGGCGATGAACAACGGCGACATGCTTCCCATCATCTTTTTCGCCCTCATGCTCGGCTTCATCTTGGGACGTCTTGGCAAGAAGGTCGCCACGGTCAATCGCTTCTTCACGCAGTTCAACGCCATCATGATGAAGATGATCGGCGTCATCTTGCGCGTCGCCCCCATCGGCATCTTCTGCCTCATCACGCGCACCTTCTGCAATCTGGGCATCTCGGGCGTACTGCCCATGGTCAAGTTCATCGGCACCGTGTACCTCGGACTTGCCGTGCAGCTGCTCGTCGTCTATATGCTCATCCTCTTCATCGGCACGCGCCTCAACCCCTTCCACTTCCTGCACAAGTTCTGGCCGGTCATGGCATTCGCGTTCTCCACGAGCTCGAGCAACGCCACCATCCCGCTCAACATGGAGACGCTCGAGAAGAAGATGGGTGTCGATAACCGCGTCGCCTCCTTCACCATCCCGCTGGGCGCCACCATCAACATGGACGGTACCGCCATCATGCAGGGTGCCGCCGTCGTCTTCATTGCCCAGGCATTTGGCATTGACCTCACGTTCGCCGCACTCGTCACCGTCGTGCTCACGGCCGTGACCGCCTCCATCGGCACGGCCGGCGTACCCGGCGTGGGCACTATCATGCTCGCCATGGTCTTCGACTCCATCGGGCTTCCCGCCGAGGGCGTCGCAATGATCATGGGCATCGACCGCCTCCTCGACATGGGTCGTACTGCCATCAACATCACGGGCGATGCCGTCGTCACAACCGTCATGGCGAACTTTGTCAGATTGCTCGACAAGGACGTGTACCGCAACAAAGACTACGGTGCGATCAGCGAGTCGGAGCTCGATGCGCCGACCGATCCCGTCGATTATGATGAGTTTACCGAACATGGCGATCCCACCGAGGTCGGCGAGCAGGGAGAGCCTGATCGATTCAAGGACATGGACTACCCACGTGTCGGCAAGGGAGCAGATGATGAGTAA